CCCAGTGCCCCAGGTACAGCTTCGCCAGCGACATCGCCTCGCGCGGCTGGTGCGCGTTGGCGGAGTCGACCTCGGTTCCGTCATCGTAGACCACGGCCATCTCCGAGCGCTGCGGCACGGAGTCGGGGGCGATGGTCAATGCATGTGCGGGGACCGCGGTGGCTACCATGAGCGCCGCCGCCAAAATCACGCTTTTTTTCATTCCGTACACCCTAGTAGGGGCGGTGGACTTGGGGGCACATTGGATCGGAAGTGAACCCAAGAAAGTGGCCCAAGACACGCTCGTGCCCTCCCGGCCGGTGGCGGCGGGAGGGCACGAGGTAGGCGCGCTATTTTCTTAGATCGAGTGCTTCTTGCGGAAGGCCTTGATGCCGTGGTCGGCCTGCTTGCCCAGCTCGCTGACCAAGGAGGTCACCTGCTCCTTGCGGTGGTTGAAGCCCCACTTGGTCACCTCGAAGAGGGAGTCCTTGACGAAGCTGCCGTCTAGCTTGGACTCGCCGATCTCGCGCTCGGTGAAGGTGATCGGCACCTCGCGGACATCGAAGCCCGCCTGCACAACTCGGAAGGCCATGTCCACCTGGAAGATGTAGCCGGCGTTGGAGAGCTCGTCGAGGTTAACGGTCTCGAGAACCTGGCGGCGGAAGGCGCGGTAGCCAGCGGTCACGTCCGACAGGCCCAGGCCGAGGGCGACCGAGATGTAGATGTTGCCGCCCTTCGACAGCGCGTAGCGCTTCATCGGCCAGTTGACGGCCTTGCCGCCGGGCACGTAGCGGGAGCCGATGACCAGGTCGGCGCCGTCGTCGATCTGCTCGAGCAGCTTGTGCAGCTCCTCCGGCGCGTGGG
This is a stretch of genomic DNA from Corynebacterium vitaeruminis DSM 20294. It encodes these proteins:
- a CDS encoding polyprenol monophosphomannose synthase: MSKPSDKTLVIIPTYNELGNLPLITGRVRSAAPDVDILIVDDNSPDGTGEAADKLAAEDSHIKVFHREGKGGLCGAYVAGFRWGLERDYTVLCEMDADGSHAPEELHKLLEQIDDGADLVIGSRYVPGGKAVNWPMKRYALSKGGNIYISVALGLGLSDVTAGYRAFRRQVLETVNLDELSNAGYIFQVDMAFRVVQAGFDVREVPITFTEREIGESKLDGSFVKDSLFEVTKWGFNHRKEQVTSLVSELGKQADHGIKAFRKKHSI